A stretch of the Deinococcus depolymerans genome encodes the following:
- a CDS encoding TCR/Tet family MFS transporter produces the protein MRARPAALIFILLTALIDIVGIGLIIPVLPGLVKELAGSEVAGARTIGLLTAAYAVMQFVFAPILGALSDRFGRRPVLLFALTGMGLDYLLLAFAPNLAWLFVGRILAGITGASLTVANAYIADVSPPEDRAKNFGLLGATFGVGFILGPALGGLLGEYGLRVPFMVAAALTGLNVLYGLFVLPESLPVSARGKAMRRGDLNPLLPLRALGEYPILRSLALTFVLLGLAGQVIFSTWVLYTERVLTWTPGQNGVALAFFGLLTAAVQGGLIGPFIARFGDRRTIMTGLVSSVLEFLVLSVARSGALLYASLVVGALGGLANPAIQGLISRQVSESEQGRVQGAITSLNSLVAVVGPVLATSVYAYGLTHGLPGAAFLMGALLSVAGTVLILGVLRGIPDTGRPQKA, from the coding sequence ATGCGCGCCCGCCCTGCCGCCCTGATCTTCATCCTGCTGACCGCCCTGATCGACATCGTCGGGATCGGGCTGATCATTCCGGTACTGCCGGGGCTGGTGAAGGAACTGGCAGGCTCGGAGGTGGCGGGTGCGCGCACCATCGGGCTGCTGACGGCCGCCTACGCGGTGATGCAGTTCGTGTTCGCGCCGATCCTGGGGGCACTCAGTGACCGCTTCGGGCGGCGGCCGGTCCTGCTGTTCGCGCTGACCGGCATGGGCCTGGATTACCTCCTGCTGGCCTTCGCGCCGAACCTGGCGTGGCTCTTTGTGGGCCGTATCCTGGCGGGCATCACCGGGGCGAGCCTGACCGTCGCGAACGCGTACATCGCGGACGTGTCGCCCCCCGAGGACCGCGCGAAGAACTTCGGGCTGCTGGGCGCGACGTTCGGGGTGGGGTTCATCCTGGGACCGGCGCTGGGCGGCCTGCTGGGCGAGTACGGGCTGCGCGTGCCGTTCATGGTCGCGGCCGCCCTGACGGGCCTGAACGTGCTGTACGGCCTGTTCGTGCTGCCCGAGTCGCTGCCGGTCAGCGCGCGCGGCAAGGCCATGCGGCGCGGCGACCTGAACCCCCTGCTGCCCCTGCGGGCGCTGGGCGAGTACCCCATCCTGCGGTCCCTGGCGCTGACGTTCGTGCTGCTGGGCCTCGCGGGGCAGGTGATCTTCAGCACCTGGGTGCTGTACACCGAACGGGTCCTGACCTGGACGCCGGGGCAGAACGGCGTGGCGCTGGCCTTCTTCGGACTGCTGACCGCCGCCGTGCAGGGCGGATTGATCGGGCCGTTCATCGCGCGTTTCGGGGACCGGCGGACCATCATGACCGGACTGGTCAGCAGCGTCCTGGAATTCCTGGTGCTCAGCGTGGCCCGCAGCGGCGCGCTGCTGTACGCCTCACTGGTCGTGGGCGCACTGGGCGGCCTGGCCAACCCCGCCATTCAGGGCCTGATCTCCCGGCAGGTGAGCGAGTCCGAGCAGGGCCGCGTGCAGGGCGCGATCACCAGCCTGAACTCCCTGGTCGCCGTGGTCGGGCCGGTCCTGGCGACCAGCGTGTACGCCTACGGTCTCACGCACGGCTTGCCCGGCGCGGCGTTCCTGATGGGCGCGCTGCTGTCCGTGGCGGGCACGGTCCTGATCCTGGGCGTCCTGCGCGGCATTCCCGACACCGGGCGTCCGCAGAAGGCTTGA
- a CDS encoding LysR family transcriptional regulator, translating into MELRHLRHFVALAEEEHFGRAAERVFVVQQALSNSIRNLEEEVGVPLVLRTTRRVQLTPAGQEFLIGARETLALAAQTVERARRAARGEVGRLTVGFVSGLAFGGLPEIVRRFRDLYPNVSVDLRELTAQEQEAGLRGEQIDIGLMLLPVRDPSLDSRPLWRQPLVAALPAEHPLARRRRLKISDLRGEPFVFFPRQLRATYFDQVMRWCAASGFMPHVVQEAIEVPTLLSLVAAGVGVFLPIEFFSRLSLPGVVYRPVEDAPIVEIVAVWRRGDGHSPTVRAFLSVAEEVLREGSGQ; encoded by the coding sequence ATCGAACTGCGTCACCTGCGCCACTTCGTCGCCCTGGCCGAGGAGGAACACTTCGGGCGGGCCGCCGAGCGCGTGTTCGTGGTGCAGCAGGCCCTGAGCAACTCCATCCGCAACCTGGAAGAAGAGGTGGGGGTGCCGCTGGTGCTGCGCACCACCCGCCGCGTGCAGCTGACCCCCGCCGGGCAGGAGTTCCTGATCGGCGCCCGCGAGACGCTCGCCCTGGCGGCCCAGACGGTGGAACGTGCCCGCCGCGCCGCGCGGGGCGAGGTGGGCCGCCTGACGGTCGGTTTCGTCAGCGGCCTCGCCTTCGGGGGCCTGCCGGAGATCGTGCGCCGCTTCCGGGACCTGTACCCGAACGTCAGCGTGGACCTGCGCGAACTGACCGCGCAGGAACAGGAGGCCGGCCTGCGCGGCGAGCAGATCGACATCGGCCTGATGCTGCTGCCCGTGCGGGACCCCAGCCTGGACTCGCGCCCCCTCTGGCGTCAGCCCCTCGTCGCGGCCCTGCCCGCCGAGCACCCGCTGGCCCGCCGCCGCCGCCTGAAGATCAGCGACCTGCGCGGCGAACCCTTCGTGTTCTTTCCGCGGCAACTGCGCGCCACGTACTTCGATCAGGTCATGCGCTGGTGCGCCGCTTCCGGCTTCATGCCGCACGTCGTGCAGGAAGCCATCGAGGTTCCCACGCTGCTGTCGCTGGTCGCGGCGGGTGTGGGCGTGTTCCTGCCCATCGAGTTCTTCAGCCGCCTCTCGCTGCCCGGCGTCGTGTACCGCCCGGTGGAGGACGCGCCCATCGTGGAGATCGTGGCGGTCTGGCGGCGCGGCGACGGCCACAGCCCCACGGTACGGGCCTTCCTGAGCGTCGCGGAGGAAGTGCTGCGGGAGGGCAGCGGGCAGTAG
- the aceE gene encoding pyruvate dehydrogenase (acetyl-transferring), homodimeric type: MTQSPKTSAPPNRPPRAGMNAQERQQLNTVETQEWLDSLAYVFADAGDNRAAELLEELDHYAYFHGAPITFKQNTPYINTIDVEAQPEYPGDPEIERKIRNIIRWNAVVMVIKANKKSDGIGGHLSTYASAAELLEVGFNHFFRGHGAGQDRDLIFYQGHASPGVYARSFLEGRFDEARMNRFRRELQPEGAGLSSYPHPWLMPDYWEFPTVSMGLGPIQAIYQARFIKYLENRELKPRGDAKVWAFLGDGEMDEPQSIGAIRFAAYENLDNLIFVLNANLQRLDGPVRANSKVIQEFEALFRGAGWNVIKVIWDSKWDELLQKDYNGTIVKRFELLVDGESQRYAAFGGKELREKFFNTPELKALIEGWSDADLELLNRGGHDIHKIYAAYKAATEHKGSPTIIIPRTIKGYGLGESAQARNVAHQVKKLDFHTLKDLRDTLELPLTDEQVEHMEYYHPGPDSPEVKYALERRAALGGPIPARRVEYPHPTIPNGEFYEEFAKGSGDRQVSTTMAAVQIISKLLRDKEIGKLIVPIVPDEARTFGMDALVPRIGIYSPRGQTYTPVDSGSLMAYKESVNGQMLEEGITEDGAMASWIAAGTAYANHGVPTIPFFVLYSMFGMQRVGDLVWAAADQRARGFILGATAGRTTLAGEGLQHQDGNSHLQAYVVPNLKTYDPAFAYELAVIIESGIQRMYVDGIDEFYYVTVDNENELQPAMPADRSHEEIREGIVRGLYRLQKSAHKGKLRAQILAGGPAMGAAQEAVKALEAYGVAADLWSVTSYKELHQDALLAQRHNMLHPTEEPRVPYVAQQLSRENAPGVLISVSDYMKLGADGLNGHLDRKLWTLGTDGFGRSEAREELRDFFEVDAKHVVLATLYALQRDGKIKGDVVAKAIADLGIDPERDAPVLR, encoded by the coding sequence ATGACCCAGTCTCCCAAGACCTCGGCACCCCCGAACCGTCCGCCGCGCGCCGGCATGAACGCGCAGGAGCGGCAGCAACTGAACACGGTCGAGACGCAGGAGTGGCTGGACTCCCTGGCGTACGTGTTCGCCGACGCCGGCGACAACCGCGCGGCGGAACTGCTCGAGGAACTCGACCACTACGCGTACTTCCACGGCGCGCCCATCACCTTCAAGCAGAACACCCCGTACATCAACACCATCGACGTCGAGGCGCAGCCCGAGTACCCCGGCGACCCCGAGATCGAACGCAAGATCCGCAACATCATCCGCTGGAACGCCGTGGTCATGGTCATCAAAGCCAACAAGAAGAGCGACGGCATCGGCGGGCACCTGTCCACCTACGCCAGCGCCGCCGAGCTGCTGGAGGTGGGCTTCAACCACTTCTTCCGCGGGCACGGCGCCGGACAGGACCGCGACCTGATCTTCTACCAGGGGCACGCCAGCCCCGGCGTGTACGCCCGAAGCTTCCTGGAAGGCCGTTTCGACGAGGCCCGCATGAACCGCTTCCGCCGCGAACTGCAACCCGAGGGCGCGGGCCTGAGCTCCTACCCGCACCCCTGGCTGATGCCCGACTACTGGGAGTTCCCGACCGTCAGCATGGGCCTGGGTCCCATCCAGGCGATCTACCAGGCGCGCTTCATCAAGTACCTGGAAAACCGCGAACTGAAACCCAGGGGCGACGCCAAGGTCTGGGCGTTCCTCGGGGACGGCGAGATGGACGAACCGCAGAGCATCGGCGCGATCAGATTTGCCGCGTACGAGAACCTCGACAACCTGATCTTCGTGCTGAACGCCAACCTCCAGCGTCTCGACGGCCCGGTGCGCGCGAACTCCAAGGTCATCCAGGAATTCGAGGCGCTGTTCCGCGGCGCCGGCTGGAACGTCATCAAGGTCATCTGGGACAGCAAGTGGGACGAACTGCTCCAGAAGGACTACAACGGCACCATCGTCAAACGCTTCGAACTGCTCGTGGACGGCGAATCGCAGCGCTACGCGGCCTTCGGCGGGAAGGAACTGCGCGAGAAGTTCTTCAACACCCCGGAACTCAAGGCACTCATTGAAGGCTGGAGCGACGCCGACCTGGAACTCCTGAACCGCGGCGGGCACGACATCCACAAGATCTACGCCGCGTACAAGGCCGCCACCGAACACAAGGGCAGCCCCACCATCATCATTCCGCGCACCATCAAGGGCTACGGCCTCGGCGAGAGTGCCCAGGCCCGCAACGTCGCCCACCAGGTCAAGAAACTGGACTTCCACACCCTCAAGGACCTGCGCGACACGCTGGAACTCCCCCTGACCGACGAGCAGGTCGAGCACATGGAGTACTACCACCCCGGCCCGGACAGCCCGGAAGTCAAGTACGCCCTCGAACGCCGCGCCGCGCTCGGCGGCCCGATTCCCGCCCGCCGGGTCGAGTACCCGCACCCCACCATCCCGAACGGCGAGTTCTACGAGGAGTTCGCCAAGGGCAGCGGCGACCGTCAGGTGAGCACCACCATGGCCGCCGTGCAGATCATCAGCAAACTGCTGCGCGACAAGGAGATCGGCAAACTGATCGTGCCCATCGTGCCCGACGAGGCCCGCACCTTCGGCATGGACGCCCTGGTGCCCCGCATCGGCATCTACTCCCCGCGCGGCCAGACGTACACGCCCGTCGACAGTGGCAGCCTGATGGCCTACAAGGAAAGCGTGAACGGCCAGATGCTGGAAGAAGGCATCACCGAGGACGGCGCGATGGCCTCCTGGATCGCCGCCGGCACCGCGTACGCCAACCACGGCGTGCCCACCATCCCGTTCTTCGTGCTGTACTCCATGTTCGGCATGCAGCGCGTCGGTGACCTCGTGTGGGCCGCCGCCGACCAGCGCGCCCGCGGCTTCATCCTGGGCGCCACCGCCGGGCGCACCACCCTGGCCGGCGAGGGCCTGCAACACCAGGACGGCAACAGCCACCTGCAGGCGTACGTCGTGCCCAACCTGAAAACCTACGACCCGGCCTTCGCGTACGAACTGGCCGTGATCATCGAGAGCGGCATCCAGCGCATGTACGTGGACGGCATCGACGAGTTCTACTACGTCACCGTCGACAACGAGAACGAACTCCAGCCCGCCATGCCCGCTGACCGCAGCCACGAGGAGATCCGCGAGGGCATCGTGCGCGGCCTGTACCGCCTGCAGAAGAGCGCCCACAAGGGCAAACTCCGGGCCCAGATCCTCGCGGGCGGCCCCGCCATGGGCGCCGCGCAGGAAGCCGTCAAGGCCCTCGAGGCGTACGGCGTGGCCGCCGACCTGTGGAGCGTGACCAGCTACAAGGAACTCCACCAGGACGCCCTGCTCGCCCAGCGGCACAACATGCTGCACCCCACCGAGGAACCCCGCGTGCCGTACGTGGCGCAGCAGCTGAGCAGGGAGAACGCCCCCGGCGTCCTGATCAGTGTCAGCGACTACATGAAACTCGGCGCGGACGGCCTGAACGGCCACCTGGACCGCAAACTCTGGACGCTGGGCACCGACGGCTTCGGCCGCAGCGAGGCCCGCGAGGAACTCCGCGACTTCTTCGAGGTCGACGCCAAGCACGTCGTCCTGGCCACCCTGTACGCCCTGCAACGCGACGGCAAGATCAAGGGCGACGTCGTCGCCAAGGCGATCGCCGACCTGGGCATCGACCCGGAACGCGACGCCCCCGTCCTGCGCTAA
- the aceF gene encoding dihydrolipoyllysine-residue acetyltransferase: MATELKLPDVGDNIEQGTVVTVLIKAGDTVTEGQPIIEIETDKAVVEVPAEAAGTVEAVNVTVGDTVKVGGVIATLGGASTQAAPASAPVDATDTASSEQVAQAQQASQQEQAADTAPSAPASAPASGGAQITLPDVGDNIEQGTVVTVLVKAGDTVTEGQPVIEIETDKAVVEVPANAGGTVQSVSVNVGDTVKVGGVIATLGGSAPAAPAAAPAPAPAAPSAPAAAPAQPAGAPAAQAAAPRQSGTQNPQTFDGRSVVPAAPSVRRLARELGVDIHAVQGTGIAGRISEEDVRRTGGTPTVTAPAAAQASAPAATPAVAAAPLPNFEKWGRVTREDMSGIRKATVRSMTASTAIPMVTHFDKADVTLMEETRKRFGARVEKAGGKLTMTHILMKVVANALRQFPKFGASLDLDAQQVIYKDFVNIGVAVDTPVGLLVPVVKDADRKSITELVLELSELAGKARDRKLKPDEMQGATFTISNLGGIGGHAFTPIVNSPEVAILGVSRGGMEPVWNKETGAFEPRNMLPLSLTYDHRLIDGADAARFVRFICESLEDPFLISL; the protein is encoded by the coding sequence ATGGCGACTGAACTGAAACTCCCCGACGTGGGCGACAACATCGAGCAGGGCACGGTCGTGACCGTGCTGATCAAGGCGGGCGACACCGTCACCGAGGGCCAGCCCATCATCGAGATCGAGACCGACAAGGCCGTCGTCGAGGTGCCCGCCGAGGCCGCCGGCACCGTGGAAGCCGTGAACGTGACCGTGGGCGACACCGTGAAGGTCGGCGGCGTGATCGCCACCCTGGGCGGCGCCAGCACCCAGGCCGCCCCCGCGAGCGCCCCGGTCGACGCGACCGACACCGCCAGCAGCGAGCAGGTCGCGCAGGCACAGCAGGCCTCCCAGCAAGAGCAGGCCGCCGACACCGCCCCGAGCGCCCCCGCGAGCGCCCCGGCCAGCGGCGGCGCACAGATCACCCTGCCGGACGTGGGTGACAACATCGAACAGGGCACCGTCGTGACCGTGCTCGTCAAGGCGGGCGACACCGTCACCGAGGGCCAGCCCGTCATCGAGATCGAGACCGACAAGGCCGTCGTCGAGGTGCCCGCCAACGCGGGCGGCACCGTGCAGAGCGTCAGCGTGAACGTGGGCGACACCGTGAAGGTCGGCGGCGTGATCGCCACCCTCGGCGGCAGCGCCCCGGCCGCGCCCGCTGCTGCTCCCGCGCCCGCCCCGGCGGCACCCTCCGCCCCTGCCGCCGCACCGGCCCAGCCCGCCGGAGCGCCCGCCGCGCAGGCCGCCGCCCCCAGGCAGTCCGGCACGCAGAACCCCCAGACCTTCGACGGCCGCAGCGTCGTTCCCGCCGCGCCCAGCGTCCGCCGCCTCGCCCGTGAACTCGGCGTGGACATTCACGCCGTGCAGGGCACCGGCATCGCCGGCCGCATCAGCGAGGAGGACGTGCGCCGCACCGGCGGCACCCCCACCGTCACCGCGCCCGCCGCCGCGCAGGCCAGCGCACCTGCCGCCACGCCCGCCGTGGCCGCCGCGCCCCTCCCCAACTTCGAGAAGTGGGGCCGCGTGACCCGCGAGGACATGAGCGGCATCCGCAAGGCCACCGTGCGCTCCATGACCGCCAGCACCGCGATCCCCATGGTCACGCACTTCGACAAGGCCGACGTGACCCTGATGGAAGAGACCCGCAAACGCTTCGGCGCGCGCGTCGAGAAGGCCGGCGGCAAACTCACCATGACCCACATCCTGATGAAGGTCGTCGCGAACGCCCTGCGTCAGTTCCCCAAATTCGGCGCCAGCCTCGACCTCGACGCCCAGCAGGTCATCTACAAGGACTTCGTGAACATCGGCGTCGCCGTCGACACGCCCGTCGGCCTGCTCGTCCCCGTCGTCAAGGACGCCGACCGCAAGAGCATCACCGAACTCGTCCTCGAACTGAGCGAACTCGCCGGCAAGGCCCGCGACCGCAAACTCAAACCCGACGAGATGCAGGGCGCCACCTTCACGATTTCCAACCTCGGCGGGATCGGCGGACACGCCTTCACGCCCATCGTGAACAGCCCCGAAGTCGCCATCCTCGGCGTGAGCCGCGGCGGCATGGAACCCGTCTGGAACAAGGAAACGGGCGCGTTCGAACCCCGCAACATGCTCCCCCTCAGCCTCACCTACGACCACCGCCTGATCGACGGCGCCGACGCCGCCCGCTTCGTGCGCTTCATCTGCGAAAGCCTCGAAGACCCCTTCCTGATCTCGCTGTAA
- the lepB gene encoding signal peptidase I: protein MTAARQDSRLTRLWRDWLSPLAFALLLTQFGATAVRVDGVSMLPGLRHGETLLVPKIEGGAHTLGVGSYGRGDVVVFKSPRTATQEWTRTYRGLTLPWAYRPYLVKRVIGLPGDTVQVTQGRVTVNGHPLNEPRTTAYWSGACHDTTSPLANTPPVTVPAGTYFVLGDNRSPGGSRDSRVFGPVGTADIAGRAVASVWPLSVTSEAAPPCNGQPHPEQRVKTGGPQQWNPRLLLP from the coding sequence ATGACCGCCGCCCGCCAGGACAGTCGCCTGACCCGCCTGTGGCGCGACTGGCTGTCCCCGCTGGCCTTCGCGCTGCTGCTGACGCAGTTCGGCGCGACCGCCGTGCGCGTGGACGGCGTGAGCATGCTGCCCGGCCTGCGCCACGGCGAAACGCTGCTCGTCCCGAAAATCGAAGGGGGGGCGCACACCCTGGGCGTCGGCAGCTACGGTCGGGGTGACGTCGTGGTGTTCAAATCACCCCGCACCGCCACCCAGGAGTGGACCCGCACGTACCGGGGACTCACCCTTCCCTGGGCGTACCGTCCGTACCTCGTCAAGCGGGTGATCGGACTGCCCGGCGACACCGTACAGGTCACGCAGGGCCGCGTCACCGTGAACGGCCACCCCCTGAACGAACCCCGCACCACCGCCTACTGGAGTGGGGCGTGCCACGACACGACCAGCCCCCTGGCGAACACGCCGCCCGTCACCGTCCCGGCCGGAACGTACTTCGTGCTGGGCGACAACCGCAGCCCCGGCGGCAGCCGCGACAGCCGCGTATTCGGCCCGGTCGGCACCGCCGACATCGCCGGACGCGCCGTCGCCAGCGTCTGGCCCCTGAGTGTCACCAGTGAGGCCGCGCCCCCCTGCAACGGCCAGCCGCACCCCGAGCAGCGCGTGAAGACAGGCGGCCCGCAGCAGTGGAATCCGCGTCTGCTCCTGCCCTGA
- a CDS encoding PadR family transcriptional regulator has translation MDTNLFKGNLDLILLSVLEREGGYGQDIAKRVSAVTEGSITLNAGSLYPALHRLEKGGFLSAAETTPARGGPPVRTYTLTDAGRAELRRRRDSYRAFDAALRSLW, from the coding sequence GTGGATACGAACCTGTTCAAGGGCAACCTGGACCTGATCCTCCTGAGCGTCCTGGAACGCGAGGGCGGCTACGGCCAGGACATCGCCAAGCGCGTCAGCGCCGTCACGGAGGGCAGCATCACCCTGAACGCCGGGAGCCTGTACCCGGCCCTGCACCGCCTGGAAAAGGGCGGGTTCCTGAGCGCCGCCGAGACGACCCCCGCCCGTGGCGGCCCCCCGGTCCGCACGTACACCCTGACCGACGCGGGCCGCGCCGAACTGCGCCGCAGACGTGACTCGTACCGCGCCTTCGATGCGGCCCTGCGGAGCCTCTGGTGA